Proteins encoded within one genomic window of Aerococcus viridans:
- a CDS encoding DUF2922 domain-containing protein: MIEETNVFELKFKTADNKTRTVTIKNPKANLDAATVEAALNAFIASDAFLNEEGYKIFHSAVSGRYVNRQVQDIYTTEPVEA, encoded by the coding sequence ATGATTGAAGAAACAAATGTATTCGAATTAAAGTTTAAAACTGCTGACAACAAAACACGTACTGTTACTATTAAAAATCCTAAAGCAAACTTAGATGCCGCAACTGTCGAAGCAGCCTTAAATGCTTTTATCGCTTCAGACGCTTTTTTGAACGAAGAAGGTTACAAAATCTTCCACTCAGCTGTTTCAGGACGCTATGTTAACCGTCAAGTTCAAGATATTTACACAACAGAACCAGTGGAAGCATAA
- a CDS encoding glutaredoxin family protein — MSDKQQAVNIVLWAKQGCHYCQEIKDYLKEENLSYELIDVTENDQFRDILNAKYGVSYVPVVEIGQKNSKQYQGIIDLGLEHVVNGLKAAGVGVK, encoded by the coding sequence ATGTCAGACAAACAACAAGCAGTAAATATCGTTTTATGGGCCAAGCAAGGCTGTCATTATTGCCAGGAAATCAAAGATTACTTAAAAGAGGAAAACCTTTCATATGAATTGATTGACGTGACAGAAAACGACCAATTTAGAGACATTTTGAATGCCAAATACGGGGTCTCTTATGTGCCGGTAGTTGAAATTGGTCAAAAAAACAGTAAGCAATACCAAGGCATTATTGATTTAGGGTTGGAACATGTGGTGAATGGGCTAAAAGCAGCCGGAGTAGGAGTGAAGTAA
- a CDS encoding LysM peptidoglycan-binding domain-containing protein — protein MPAWLGEFIEKWQAQSRSTQFTVVGMMIAAIVLMIIPWRASAEEGNPLGVQVDSQPLSGSDYYSAEPLTTSGNGSGVSLGDSSVETSESSVVASSVALTKNADYSTDLASLTAEYEANSASLAQSRSNNPSYTAPNVSSSSSSSISSSASPSSSSSTADESSSLSSQTASAGTYTVQSGDNAYRIATNYGLTLDEFLLMNGKTEASVTPGEVVRIQ, from the coding sequence ATGCCAGCATGGCTAGGTGAATTTATTGAAAAATGGCAGGCACAATCTCGATCAACACAATTTACGGTTGTGGGTATGATGATCGCTGCTATCGTGTTGATGATTATTCCGTGGAGAGCGTCCGCTGAAGAGGGTAATCCTTTAGGTGTACAAGTGGATTCACAGCCATTAAGCGGTTCAGATTATTATTCAGCTGAACCGTTAACGACTAGTGGAAATGGTTCGGGTGTATCTTTAGGGGACTCAAGTGTCGAAACTAGTGAATCGTCAGTGGTTGCATCATCTGTAGCATTAACTAAAAATGCAGACTACAGTACAGATTTAGCAAGTTTAACAGCAGAATATGAAGCAAACTCAGCATCATTAGCGCAGTCAAGATCGAATAATCCATCTTATACAGCGCCGAATGTTTCATCTAGTTCATCGTCATCGATTTCTTCAAGTGCTAGCCCATCATCATCTTCTTCAACAGCAGATGAAAGCTCTAGCTTAAGTAGTCAAACGGCATCAGCTGGAACGTATACAGTTCAATCAGGTGACAATGCTTATCGAATTGCAACTAACTATGGTTTAACATTAGATGAATTCTTACTAATGAACGGTAAAACTGAGGCTTCTGTAACCCCCGGTGAAGTAGTTCGTATACAATAA
- a CDS encoding helix-turn-helix domain-containing protein, with the protein MEELKIANAQPREAARQKATQNAAEILLEIRSKRGISQARLAEISGRKQSYISRVESRQQNISLATLQEIVDAVGGNLVVKVEL; encoded by the coding sequence ATGGAAGAATTAAAAATTGCGAATGCACAGCCACGCGAAGCGGCTCGTCAAAAAGCAACACAAAACGCAGCAGAGATTCTTTTAGAAATTCGTAGCAAACGCGGTATTTCTCAAGCGCGCCTAGCTGAAATTTCTGGCCGTAAACAAAGTTACATTTCACGTGTAGAATCTAGACAACAAAACATTTCATTAGCAACGTTACAAGAAATTGTTGATGCTGTTGGCGGAAATCTAGTTGTTAAAGTTGAATTATAA
- a CDS encoding prephenate dehydrogenase, which translates to MKIGIVGLGVIGGSFAEALQTAGYHDIYGIDSNQETLDTAVEMGLIKEGFLTGENILGQVDLTIMALYPKTAVKFIAANRDFFKDGSVLMDTTGTKENFMAELATVLPDNIEVVYTHPMAGRENRGIAYAQGSVFQGANFLITPTEANNEETLGKIEALATEIGFGKINRVSASFHDQMISFTSQLPHAIAISLMNSDHEKRETGKFTGDSYPELTRIAKINEDLWSELFIDNKHYLLQSIQDFEAQLNLIKDAIRTDDREQLKELFRHSTANRLKLEAEMDERKRQR; encoded by the coding sequence ATGAAGATTGGGATAGTAGGATTAGGTGTAATAGGCGGTTCGTTTGCGGAGGCGTTACAAACTGCAGGTTATCATGACATCTACGGGATTGATAGTAACCAAGAAACGCTTGATACTGCAGTTGAAATGGGCTTGATTAAGGAAGGTTTTCTGACTGGTGAAAACATCTTAGGTCAAGTAGACCTGACCATTATGGCCTTGTACCCAAAAACAGCTGTGAAGTTTATTGCAGCTAACCGTGACTTCTTTAAAGATGGTAGCGTCTTAATGGATACAACGGGGACGAAAGAAAACTTTATGGCCGAGCTGGCGACCGTCTTACCTGACAATATTGAGGTTGTCTACACCCACCCTATGGCAGGGCGCGAGAATAGAGGAATCGCCTACGCACAGGGGTCGGTATTTCAAGGGGCCAACTTCTTAATCACCCCAACTGAAGCCAATAACGAAGAGACTTTAGGCAAAATAGAAGCCCTAGCCACTGAGATTGGTTTCGGTAAAATCAACCGCGTTTCAGCTAGCTTCCATGACCAAATGATTTCATTCACCTCGCAACTGCCACATGCCATTGCGATTTCATTGATGAATTCAGACCACGAAAAACGCGAAACCGGTAAATTCACAGGTGACTCATACCCAGAATTAACCCGTATCGCCAAAATCAACGAAGACCTTTGGAGCGAACTCTTTATCGATAATAAGCATTACCTATTACAGTCGATTCAAGACTTTGAAGCCCAGTTAAACTTGATCAAAGACGCCATTCGCACCGACGACCGCGAGCAATTAAAAGAATTGTTCAGACATTCAACTGCTAATCGCTTGAAACTAGAAGCCGAAATGGACGAAAGAAAAAGACAAAGGTGA
- a CDS encoding RNA-guided endonuclease TnpB family protein gives MQLTKTIKVQLYPSASDIEKFEETQQQFLNACNFVSTYIFDHDFELGQTTLHNALYHQIRQDFGLQSQMAQSVMRTVIARYKTVKTQFKQKPKRYKDIHTGKYHTLYKDLYHLTKPLGFKQPVAVFVRNRNYAYHQNNTYSLTTNQGRIKVSCDKQHIDYLQQFSQNAYKFGQAELLCRKGKWFLHMSASKEIDSPDETNIQRIVGIDRGLRQILTIADDTAHTTFYSGKSLMKKRRRFKKLRQSLQAKNTKSSRRRLKTIERRENRWMNDVNHQLSKTLVDRYGANTLFVVEDLTNVTFKTTHHRKQDARYEHHSWRFFDFEEKLMYKALESGSQVLKVSAQFTSQRCPKCESIDRANRQQDKHLFTCQN, from the coding sequence ATGCAGTTAACGAAAACGATTAAAGTGCAATTATACCCAAGTGCTAGTGATATTGAAAAGTTCGAAGAAACTCAACAACAGTTTTTAAACGCTTGTAATTTTGTTTCGACATATATCTTTGACCATGACTTTGAATTAGGTCAAACGACTTTGCACAACGCCTTGTATCATCAGATACGTCAGGATTTTGGGTTGCAATCGCAAATGGCCCAGTCCGTGATGCGTACGGTAATCGCGAGATATAAGACCGTGAAAACACAGTTTAAACAAAAACCTAAGCGTTATAAAGATATCCATACAGGTAAATATCATACGCTATATAAAGACCTTTACCATTTAACGAAACCCCTAGGGTTTAAGCAACCAGTAGCTGTGTTCGTACGTAATCGTAACTACGCTTATCACCAAAACAATACCTATTCACTGACGACCAATCAAGGACGAATTAAAGTGTCTTGTGATAAGCAACATATCGATTATCTTCAACAATTTAGCCAGAATGCTTACAAGTTCGGTCAAGCTGAATTACTCTGTCGTAAGGGTAAGTGGTTCTTACACATGTCCGCAAGTAAAGAGATAGACAGCCCAGATGAAACGAATATTCAACGTATTGTAGGCATTGACCGTGGTTTAAGACAGATACTAACTATTGCGGATGATACAGCTCATACTACCTTCTATTCGGGTAAAAGCTTGATGAAGAAAAGACGGCGTTTTAAGAAATTGCGCCAGTCCTTACAAGCGAAGAACACCAAATCAAGTCGTAGACGCCTTAAAACAATTGAAAGACGAGAGAACCGCTGGATGAATGATGTGAACCATCAATTATCAAAGACACTCGTTGACCGATACGGGGCCAATACCTTGTTTGTGGTGGAAGATCTTACGAACGTTACTTTTAAAACGACTCACCACCGTAAGCAAGATGCACGGTATGAACACCATTCTTGGCGATTCTTCGATTTTGAAGAAAAGTTAATGTATAAAGCTTTAGAAAGTGGTTCGCAAGTTTTAAAAGTATCCGCACAATTTACGTCCCAACGTTGTCCGAAATGCGAATCAATTGATAGAGCTAATAGACAACAAGATAAGCACTTGTTTACTTGTCAAAATTGA
- the recX gene encoding recombination regulator RecX — protein sequence MTGKKRGPMKLSDIGNTKQSSKAAVDKKSKQDSYTREKHSDNGLSEGGQSPIYQKKARVKQTPRHQTSANIEDSASTADNLASDLLAKAEGLRAQKANPLFQEGGLPAESSEDEVVAGEITLIEVQKKNKKRFNVYIKGQFAFGVSENTLVKFALHKGQVLDKNFIADIQQIDKEDYAYQLAVRFLSHQLRSEREVRAKLTEEEIEPEVMEKAVAKLKEVKLIDDNMFGQAYTRTAMNINKKGPNVIARELKNKGLGEEEIEQSMNEYDRDTEVENAYAIAEKYFHKQLRKASHRNASQKTKQYLVQKGFDSDLIQELMQQLADHYHDEDQELAVLQKDLEKYMRRYKKLSGRELTFKVKGMLYNKGYPSELINQALDIYEEENG from the coding sequence ATGACTGGAAAAAAACGAGGCCCCATGAAGCTGTCTGACATTGGTAATACAAAGCAATCGTCAAAAGCAGCGGTCGATAAAAAAAGTAAGCAAGACTCTTATACAAGGGAAAAACATTCAGATAATGGGCTTAGTGAAGGGGGACAATCCCCTATTTACCAGAAAAAAGCAAGGGTTAAACAAACGCCCCGTCATCAAACATCAGCGAATATTGAAGATTCTGCTTCAACTGCCGATAACTTAGCCTCTGATTTACTAGCCAAAGCTGAAGGGTTAAGAGCTCAAAAAGCGAACCCCCTTTTTCAAGAGGGGGGATTACCGGCTGAATCTTCGGAAGATGAGGTGGTTGCTGGGGAAATTACTTTGATTGAGGTTCAGAAAAAGAATAAGAAGCGATTCAATGTCTATATCAAGGGGCAATTCGCTTTTGGCGTCAGTGAGAATACTTTGGTCAAATTTGCTTTGCATAAGGGGCAAGTGTTGGATAAAAATTTTATTGCGGATATCCAGCAAATTGATAAGGAAGATTATGCCTACCAGCTTGCGGTCCGGTTTTTGAGCCACCAGTTACGGTCTGAAAGGGAAGTTCGGGCTAAGTTAACTGAGGAGGAAATTGAGCCTGAGGTGATGGAGAAGGCGGTTGCTAAATTGAAAGAGGTCAAGCTGATCGATGACAATATGTTCGGTCAGGCCTATACGCGAACGGCTATGAATATCAATAAAAAAGGGCCGAATGTGATTGCTCGGGAGTTGAAAAATAAGGGACTTGGGGAAGAGGAAATTGAACAGTCCATGAATGAATATGACCGGGATACTGAGGTTGAAAATGCTTATGCGATTGCGGAAAAATACTTTCACAAGCAGTTGCGAAAAGCGTCGCACCGAAATGCTAGTCAAAAAACCAAACAATACTTGGTGCAAAAGGGATTTGACAGTGATTTGATTCAAGAGTTGATGCAGCAACTGGCTGATCATTACCATGATGAGGACCAGGAATTGGCTGTCTTACAGAAAGACTTGGAAAAATATATGCGCCGGTATAAGAAACTTTCGGGCCGAGAATTGACCTTTAAAGTGAAGGGGATGCTCTACAATAAGGGATATCCGTCAGAATTAATTAATCAAGCGCTTGATATTTACGAGGAAGAAAATGGATAA
- a CDS encoding LLM class flavin-dependent oxidoreductase, which yields MTKQVHFGAILHGIGGTTDGWRHPQVDETASTNLNFYKTRAQLAEKGLFDFVFIADGLYISEKSIPHFLNRFEPITLLSSLAAVTENIGLVGTFSTTYTDPFTISRQLLSLDHLSNGRAGWNLVTTPQAGVAENFNNRTLPPHGERYKIAQEHLDVVRGLWRSWEPDAFPRNKETGQYFDPEKLHRLNYEGEYFQVAGPLNIGRSPQGEPLVFQAGSSDSGRAFAAGNAEAIFTHANSLEEVKAFYDDIKARAKAAGRNPEEVKVYPGINPLVGDTLEDAEAAYTEFASLIPIENAVKYLARYFDDYDFSGYDLDAPFPDLGDIGKDAFRSTTDYIKKRAKEENQTLRQVALEQAVTRPNFIGTAEDIADEIQRWVEADAVDGFIIAGDIPGAFERFVNEVVPILQDRGIYRTEYPGTTLREQIGVPIVP from the coding sequence ATGACTAAACAAGTACATTTTGGGGCAATTTTACATGGTATCGGTGGCACAACAGATGGTTGGCGTCATCCGCAAGTAGATGAAACAGCCAGCACCAACTTAAACTTTTATAAGACGCGGGCTCAATTAGCAGAGAAAGGACTATTTGATTTCGTCTTTATCGCAGATGGTTTATATATTTCTGAGAAGTCAATTCCTCATTTCTTAAATCGTTTTGAACCGATTACCTTATTGTCTAGTTTAGCGGCTGTGACTGAAAATATTGGTTTAGTGGGGACTTTCTCAACAACCTATACAGATCCTTTCACTATTTCACGTCAATTGCTATCGCTAGACCACTTGTCTAATGGCCGTGCTGGGTGGAACTTGGTGACGACACCACAAGCAGGGGTGGCTGAGAACTTCAACAACCGGACGCTACCGCCTCACGGTGAACGCTATAAAATCGCCCAAGAACATTTAGATGTTGTGCGTGGTTTATGGCGGTCTTGGGAACCGGATGCCTTCCCTAGAAACAAGGAAACAGGCCAATACTTTGATCCTGAAAAACTGCACCGTTTAAACTATGAAGGAGAGTATTTCCAAGTGGCTGGTCCCCTAAACATTGGCCGTTCACCTCAAGGGGAACCACTCGTTTTCCAAGCAGGATCATCAGATTCTGGGCGGGCCTTTGCGGCAGGGAACGCGGAAGCGATTTTCACCCATGCCAATTCTTTAGAAGAAGTAAAAGCCTTCTATGATGACATTAAAGCACGGGCTAAAGCAGCTGGCCGTAATCCTGAAGAGGTCAAGGTGTACCCTGGCATCAACCCACTTGTAGGAGATACTTTGGAAGATGCTGAGGCAGCTTATACTGAATTTGCCAGCTTGATTCCAATTGAGAATGCAGTGAAATACCTAGCCCGCTACTTCGATGACTACGACTTCTCAGGTTATGACCTAGATGCACCGTTCCCAGATTTAGGAGATATCGGAAAAGACGCCTTCCGTTCGACAACAGACTACATTAAGAAACGTGCTAAGGAAGAAAACCAGACCTTACGTCAAGTAGCCTTGGAACAAGCGGTGACTCGTCCAAACTTTATTGGGACAGCTGAAGACATCGCTGACGAAATCCAACGTTGGGTTGAAGCGGATGCTGTTGATGGCTTTATCATTGCTGGTGACATTCCGGGTGCCTTTGAACGGTTCGTCAATGAAGTCGTGCCAATCCTTCAAGACCGTGGAATTTATCGGACAGAGTACCCAGGTACGACCCTACGTGAACAAATTGGGGTGCCTATTGTCCCTTAA
- a CDS encoding LLM class flavin-dependent oxidoreductase, producing the protein MTKKQLKLGVLLFGAGAHMNSWKAEDVEPDASINFDHYVNLTKKAEKNGADFVFIADGLYIDEKSIPHFVNRFEPIALLSALAPITSKIGLVGTLSTTYSEPYNVARQFASLDIISKGRAGWNVVTSPLQGSAGNYNKGNHPEHDLRYDMANEYLEVTKGLWDSFDDDAFVRDRETGVFYDKDKVHVLNHKGEFFNSKGPLNIQRTPQGQPVIFQAGASPKGIEFAAKHGEVIFNAAGTLEKAQEYYKAVKDAVKANGRDPEKVVILPSLSPITGATEEEVAANYEKLQQLISLDEALDYLARFFDHHDFKQYDPDAPFPDLGEVGSDGFRSTSDAIKAQAKEENLTLREVALQTATPKGNFYGTYDELADKLIYWLENDAADGFMLNEQVFGDAYDEFFDNILSKIAERGYYSYEYEGDTLRDHLGLDFKESRYAK; encoded by the coding sequence ATGACTAAAAAACAATTAAAACTAGGGGTATTATTATTCGGTGCTGGCGCTCACATGAACTCTTGGAAAGCTGAAGATGTTGAACCTGACGCGTCAATCAATTTTGACCACTATGTCAATTTAACGAAAAAAGCTGAGAAAAATGGGGCGGATTTCGTCTTCATCGCAGATGGTTTATACATCGATGAAAAATCAATTCCCCACTTTGTAAACCGTTTTGAACCAATCGCTTTATTATCAGCTCTAGCGCCAATTACTTCGAAAATTGGTTTAGTTGGGACTTTATCAACTACTTATTCTGAGCCTTATAACGTAGCTCGCCAATTCGCGTCATTAGATATTATTTCCAAGGGGCGTGCTGGTTGGAATGTGGTAACTTCACCATTACAAGGGTCTGCAGGCAACTACAACAAGGGTAACCACCCAGAGCATGACTTACGTTATGACATGGCCAATGAATACTTAGAAGTCACTAAAGGATTATGGGATTCATTTGATGATGACGCCTTTGTTCGTGACCGTGAAACAGGTGTCTTCTACGATAAAGACAAAGTCCATGTGTTGAATCATAAAGGCGAATTCTTCAATTCAAAAGGACCTTTAAACATCCAACGCACGCCGCAAGGCCAACCGGTTATTTTCCAAGCAGGTGCAAGTCCTAAAGGGATTGAATTTGCGGCTAAGCATGGTGAAGTGATCTTTAATGCAGCTGGCACCTTGGAAAAAGCACAAGAATACTACAAAGCTGTGAAAGATGCTGTAAAAGCCAATGGTCGTGACCCAGAAAAAGTGGTTATTTTGCCATCATTATCACCAATTACTGGTGCGACAGAAGAAGAAGTTGCTGCTAACTATGAGAAATTACAACAATTAATCAGCTTGGATGAAGCACTAGATTACTTAGCACGCTTCTTCGACCACCACGACTTCAAACAATACGATCCGGATGCACCATTCCCAGATTTAGGAGAAGTGGGATCTGACGGATTCCGTTCAACAAGTGACGCGATCAAAGCGCAAGCTAAAGAAGAGAACTTAACCCTACGTGAAGTAGCCCTACAAACGGCTACACCAAAAGGAAACTTCTACGGTACATATGATGAATTAGCAGACAAATTAATCTACTGGTTGGAAAATGACGCAGCAGATGGATTCATGTTGAATGAGCAAGTATTTGGGGATGCTTACGACGAATTCTTCGACAATATATTGTCGAAGATTGCAGAACGTGGCTACTATTCATACGAATATGAAGGGGACACATTACGTGACCACTTGGGCTTAGACTTCAAAGAAAGTCGCTATGCTAAATAG
- the galE gene encoding UDP-glucose 4-epimerase GalE, whose amino-acid sequence MAILVTGGTGYIGSHTTIELIQAGYDVVIVDDYSNSKPVVLERIEEISGVRPRFYEANVLDKEALTHIFEVENIEAVIHFAAFKAVGESVAKPIKYYNNNLGGLISVLEVMQEFNVNKIVFSSSATVYGMDNESPLTEDLPTSATNPYGYTKVMNEQILRDLAVADDTWSVMILRYFNPIGAHESGLIGEDPTDIPNNLMPYITQVAIGKRDHLSVFGSDYPTHDGTGVRDYIHVVDLAKGHVAAIKHALDHRGVETVNLGTGIGYSVLDLVNTFVAQNGVEVPYELVDRRPGDVAANYADASYAKTLLSWTAEHDLADMCRDSWKWQSNNPNGYDQD is encoded by the coding sequence ATGGCTATTCTAGTTACAGGTGGTACTGGTTATATCGGTTCCCACACAACAATTGAATTAATCCAAGCTGGTTATGATGTCGTGATCGTGGATGATTACTCAAATAGTAAACCAGTTGTTTTAGAACGAATTGAAGAAATTTCTGGTGTCCGCCCACGCTTCTATGAAGCAAACGTATTAGACAAAGAAGCGTTAACCCATATTTTTGAAGTAGAAAATATTGAAGCGGTTATTCACTTCGCAGCCTTCAAAGCAGTTGGTGAATCAGTTGCCAAACCAATTAAATACTACAACAACAACCTAGGCGGTTTAATATCAGTTCTTGAAGTAATGCAAGAATTTAACGTCAACAAAATTGTCTTCTCTTCATCTGCCACTGTATACGGTATGGACAACGAGTCACCATTAACAGAAGACCTACCAACAAGCGCAACCAATCCATACGGTTATACCAAAGTCATGAACGAACAAATCCTTCGTGACCTAGCAGTAGCTGACGACACATGGTCAGTGATGATCTTACGTTACTTCAACCCAATCGGTGCCCACGAATCAGGCCTAATCGGTGAAGACCCAACAGATATTCCAAACAACCTAATGCCTTACATTACTCAGGTGGCTATCGGTAAACGCGACCACTTATCTGTATTTGGTAGCGACTATCCAACTCACGATGGCACAGGTGTCCGCGACTACATCCACGTTGTTGACCTAGCCAAAGGACACGTAGCCGCAATCAAACACGCACTTGACCACCGAGGCGTTGAAACAGTTAACCTAGGAACAGGAATTGGTTACTCAGTTCTAGACTTGGTCAACACATTTGTGGCGCAAAATGGCGTTGAAGTCCCATACGAGCTAGTAGACCGTCGTCCTGGTGACGTCGCTGCTAACTACGCAGATGCTTCATATGCTAAAACATTATTGTCTTGGACAGCAGAGCATGATTTAGCTGACATGTGCCGTGACTCATGGAAATGGCAATCAAACAATCCAAACGGTTACGACCAAGACTAA
- a CDS encoding transporter substrate-binding domain-containing protein, producing MTTAVNFANTPERRESYVYTDNYFYASTGIAVASDDTETNTLEDLAGESVNAVVGSNYAEVLKEYDTDDQIGLEFVESMAVAVANIQSGNVKGYVNGYEELTAQIKNRDLDLRMIDETFGEKPVGFPFKDTEENQQIIADFNAALQTLSEDGTLAEISNEYFGLDITQSKEAE from the coding sequence ATGACTACCGCTGTTAACTTCGCCAATACGCCTGAACGTCGGGAGTCGTATGTGTATACAGATAACTACTTCTATGCGTCTACCGGGATTGCGGTAGCCTCTGATGATACGGAAACCAATACCCTTGAAGACTTAGCCGGAGAATCTGTGAATGCAGTTGTTGGCTCTAACTATGCGGAAGTATTGAAAGAGTATGATACTGACGACCAAATCGGACTTGAATTCGTAGAAAGTATGGCAGTTGCGGTTGCCAATATTCAATCAGGCAATGTGAAAGGTTATGTCAATGGCTACGAAGAATTGACTGCGCAAATTAAAAACCGCGACCTTGACTTACGGATGATTGATGAAACTTTTGGTGAAAAACCAGTCGGCTTCCCATTCAAAGATACGGAAGAAAACCAACAAATCATTGCGGACTTTAATGCAGCCCTTCAAACTTTAAGTGAAGACGGGACTTTGGCAGAGATTTCAAATGAATACTTCGGGTTAGACATTACCCAGTCTAAAGAAGCAGAATAG
- a CDS encoding peptide ABC transporter substrate-binding protein, protein MNKKLGILSLTALSLVLAACGNGGTTADNEEAAKSIKVTVNGELASLDSISSTDSPSQNTIANVMEGLYRPADNGSNELGVAAEEPTVSEDGLTYTFTIRDDADWSNGDPVTAQDFVYTYQKTVTPETIGGNANKFYMIENAEAIANGEAEPDTLGVKAIDDKTLEFTLASPTTYFTDLLATPYYLPVNHNVATELGSDYGTSAENAVYNGPFEVSDWNSTEIEWTLTKNDEYWDADNVDLDQIDWVMSKENSTNVNLFEGGELQYTEITAPYVREYQDTDVLHIEPKGMTGYMVFNTQSSPTNNVHFRRAISQAYDKEAFVDAVLDDGSQAAGGWIPSDFGSDPESGIDFREENGDLMTFDLEAAQEEWALALEELGTDTVEIELLTSDTDTSKATSEYLQAQLQTNLPGLTVTVRNVPLKSRQAITGTGEFDIVYGTYNPSYADPTAFLDFFITGSPLSSGDFSDATYDELMTEGKITNALDPAARWDNFLAAEKYLVEDAAAVSPIYQGAYANLIDPALENVINQPNGVAQYYRAATYNVTE, encoded by the coding sequence ATGAATAAGAAATTGGGTATTCTTTCATTAACGGCATTGTCATTGGTGCTTGCGGCATGTGGGAATGGTGGCACAACAGCGGATAATGAGGAAGCGGCTAAAAGCATCAAGGTGACAGTGAACGGCGAACTGGCGTCACTTGATAGCATCTCTTCAACGGATTCACCAAGTCAAAACACCATTGCCAACGTAATGGAAGGTTTATACAGGCCTGCTGATAACGGTAGTAACGAATTAGGGGTTGCAGCTGAGGAACCAACCGTTTCAGAAGACGGTTTGACTTATACCTTCACCATCCGTGACGACGCAGACTGGTCAAATGGGGACCCGGTAACTGCACAAGACTTCGTTTATACCTACCAAAAAACAGTCACACCTGAAACCATTGGTGGAAATGCCAATAAATTCTATATGATTGAAAACGCCGAAGCTATCGCAAACGGTGAAGCTGAACCGGATACGCTGGGCGTTAAAGCCATTGACGATAAAACATTGGAATTCACCCTTGCGTCACCAACTACTTACTTCACTGACCTACTTGCGACGCCTTACTATCTACCAGTCAACCATAACGTAGCTACTGAACTGGGTTCTGACTACGGCACTTCTGCAGAAAATGCCGTGTACAACGGACCATTTGAAGTGAGCGACTGGAATTCAACAGAAATTGAATGGACATTAACGAAAAACGATGAGTACTGGGACGCTGACAATGTTGATTTAGACCAAATCGACTGGGTAATGTCTAAAGAAAACTCAACAAACGTAAACTTGTTTGAAGGTGGCGAACTCCAATACACTGAAATTACTGCTCCTTACGTTCGAGAATACCAAGACACTGACGTGTTACATATTGAACCTAAAGGGATGACTGGTTACATGGTATTCAATACCCAATCAAGCCCTACGAATAACGTTCACTTCCGTCGTGCCATCAGCCAAGCCTACGATAAAGAAGCCTTTGTTGACGCTGTCCTTGACGACGGTTCACAAGCAGCAGGTGGTTGGATTCCATCAGATTTTGGTTCTGACCCAGAATCAGGCATCGACTTCCGTGAAGAAAACGGTGATCTAATGACCTTTGATTTAGAAGCTGCCCAAGAAGAATGGGCCTTAGCCTTAGAAGAATTAGGTACAGACACAGTTGAAATTGAATTGTTAACTTCTGATACAGACACATCTAAAGCAACTTCAGAATACTTACAAGCCCAACTTCAAACCAACCTACCTGGTTTAACCGTAACTGTTCGAAACGTACCTTTAAAATCTCGTCAAGCAATCACTGGGACTGGAGAATTTGATATCGTATACGGTACCTATAACCCGTCTTACGCCGATCCAACTGCCTTCCTTGATTTCTTTATAACAGGTTCACCATTATCATCAGGTGACTTCTCAGACGCTACTTACGATGAATTAATGACCGAAGGCAAAATAACTAACGCCCTTGACCCAGCAGCACGTTGGGACAACTTCCTAGCCGCTGAAAAATACCTAGTTGAAGACGCTGCAGCAGTCAGCCCTATCTACCAAGGAGCATACGCAAACCTAATTGACCCAGCCTTGGAAAATGTCATCAACCAACCAAACGGGGTTGCGCAATACTACCGCGCAGCCACATACAACGTCACTGAATAA